The following proteins are encoded in a genomic region of Comamonas resistens:
- a CDS encoding SDR family NAD(P)-dependent oxidoreductase yields MSLLHARLNPPLSHWQGKCAWIVGASSGIGRATSEALHAQGARVIVSARDAVALHSLTLGRSGFLVLPLDVTQPETMAEATATVKAYAGAPDLVLYCAGRYRPQRATAFDLLEMQQHLAVNYVGALQLLDAVMPMLLEAGRGHLALVGSVAGYRGLPMSLAYGPTKAALNNLAENLYLDLHPRGLGVSIINPGFVDTPLTAQNSFKMPALISPEEAAQHILRGWRLGHFEMNFPRRFTRWVKLMRCLPDSWYFSAVRRVTGM; encoded by the coding sequence ATGTCGCTGCTGCACGCAAGGCTCAATCCGCCGCTGTCCCACTGGCAAGGGAAATGTGCCTGGATAGTCGGCGCTTCTTCAGGCATAGGGCGAGCCACCTCAGAGGCTCTACATGCGCAAGGCGCTCGGGTCATCGTATCGGCCAGAGATGCAGTTGCCCTGCATTCCTTGACCCTTGGCCGCAGCGGCTTTCTGGTCCTGCCGCTGGATGTCACCCAGCCCGAGACCATGGCTGAGGCCACTGCGACGGTGAAAGCTTATGCAGGGGCGCCGGATCTGGTGCTGTATTGCGCAGGCCGGTACAGACCGCAACGCGCGACAGCTTTCGATCTGCTGGAGATGCAGCAGCATCTGGCGGTCAACTATGTCGGCGCTCTGCAACTGCTGGACGCTGTCATGCCGATGCTGCTGGAGGCCGGGCGTGGTCACCTGGCTCTGGTCGGCAGTGTGGCCGGCTACCGGGGCCTGCCCATGTCCCTGGCCTATGGGCCCACCAAAGCCGCGCTCAACAACCTGGCAGAGAACCTCTATCTGGATCTGCACCCTCGGGGCCTTGGAGTCTCCATCATCAATCCCGGTTTTGTGGATACCCCTTTGACCGCACAAAACAGCTTCAAGATGCCGGCTCTCATCAGCCCTGAAGAAGCCGCTCAGCATATCTTGCGCGGCTGGAGGCTGGGGCATTTCGAAATGAACTTTCCCCGTCGCTTCACGCGCTGGGTGAAGCTCATGCGCTGCCTGCCCGATAGCTGGTATTTCTCGGCGGTACGTCGTGTCACCGGAATGTGA
- a CDS encoding MFS transporter: MPSHSSVPSKPLPWRVGLAYGGLGVPLAFVSLPLYVNLPHHYAAVAGVPLAGLGAVLLATRALDAVLDPALGRMADRLLQSGLRTAWLAAVLSSVLMALGFAALWHPPNASQASLLGWLAASLLLCTLAYSAVSILHQAWGTRWGGEPDWRARVTAWREGSTLAGVLLASVLPTWLGFDATSMVLMMALALSLLGLHSLRRSSAIPASTVQLHTKPAKPSPWADASFRRLLSVFMLNGVAAAIPATLLPFFVMDRLQAPDLRPLLLVCYFGAAAAGLPLWVKAVSRWGLAPSWRAGMLASVIAFSITPWLGAGDSWIFTIICLTSGLALGADLALPGALLTGVIHESGQGGSAEGRYLGWWACAAKLNLALAAGLCLPLLAAMGYRSGTTDPAGLQALAWAYGGLPCLFKLMAWACLWRGERLHQSWRLK, encoded by the coding sequence ATGCCCTCCCACAGCTCAGTTCCATCCAAGCCGCTGCCCTGGCGTGTGGGGCTCGCTTATGGAGGTCTCGGCGTGCCGCTGGCATTCGTGTCGCTGCCGCTGTATGTCAACCTGCCTCATCACTATGCAGCGGTCGCCGGGGTGCCCTTGGCTGGCCTGGGGGCTGTACTGCTTGCCACCCGCGCTCTGGACGCGGTGCTCGACCCAGCCCTGGGACGCATGGCCGATCGCCTGCTGCAAAGCGGGCTGCGTACCGCATGGCTGGCCGCGGTGCTCAGCAGCGTGCTCATGGCATTGGGCTTCGCTGCGCTGTGGCATCCTCCAAACGCCAGCCAAGCCAGTCTGCTGGGCTGGCTGGCTGCCAGCCTGCTGCTCTGCACTCTGGCCTATAGCGCCGTGAGCATCTTGCACCAGGCCTGGGGCACGCGCTGGGGAGGTGAGCCTGATTGGCGCGCGCGCGTGACCGCTTGGCGCGAAGGTTCCACTCTCGCTGGCGTACTCCTAGCCAGCGTGCTGCCCACCTGGCTGGGTTTTGATGCAACCAGCATGGTGCTCATGATGGCGCTTGCCCTGAGCTTGCTGGGGCTGCATAGCCTGCGACGGTCCAGTGCGATACCGGCGTCCACCGTGCAACTGCACACCAAGCCTGCTAAGCCCTCACCATGGGCGGACGCAAGTTTTCGCAGACTGCTATCTGTATTCATGCTCAATGGCGTGGCAGCAGCAATACCCGCCACACTGCTGCCGTTCTTCGTAATGGATCGCTTGCAGGCGCCGGATCTGCGGCCACTACTTCTAGTGTGCTATTTCGGTGCCGCCGCTGCGGGATTGCCACTGTGGGTGAAGGCTGTCTCGCGCTGGGGGCTGGCGCCCAGTTGGCGCGCCGGCATGCTGGCGAGCGTGATCGCATTTTCCATCACCCCCTGGCTCGGGGCCGGCGACAGCTGGATCTTCACCATCATCTGTCTGACAAGCGGATTGGCCCTCGGGGCAGATCTGGCGCTGCCTGGGGCTTTACTGACCGGCGTCATCCACGAGTCTGGCCAAGGAGGCTCTGCAGAGGGACGCTATCTAGGTTGGTGGGCCTGTGCTGCCAAGCTCAATCTGGCATTGGCAGCTGGACTGTGCCTGCCGCTTCTTGCCGCAATGGGATACCGCAGCGGCACGACCGACCCTGCCGGCTTGCAGGCACTGGCATGGGCATATGGAGGCCTTCCCTGCCTGTTCAAACTGATGGCCTGGGCTTGCCTGTGGCGTGGCGAGCGCCTGCACCAATCTTGGAGACTGAAATGA
- a CDS encoding DUF3833 domain-containing protein has translation MKSMTSTFSFLPWRRAAIGLTFMGMLAGCAGPSVQEYAQERPELDLRQYFNGPLTAHGLFTDRSGKVVKRFTVRMTGKWNGDEGVLDEHFVYSDGSTQQRIWHLKYLGDGRYIGNADDVVGQAQGQTAGNAFRWNYVLALPVNGKVWNVSMDDWMYLMDARTMLNRAVMSKFGVHLGDVTLSFIKE, from the coding sequence ATGAAATCCATGACAAGTACTTTCTCATTCCTGCCTTGGCGCCGCGCCGCAATAGGACTGACGTTCATGGGAATGCTGGCCGGCTGCGCGGGTCCGTCTGTGCAGGAATATGCCCAGGAGCGCCCAGAACTGGATCTGCGTCAGTACTTCAACGGACCATTGACCGCTCACGGCTTGTTCACGGACAGATCCGGAAAAGTGGTCAAGCGCTTCACCGTGCGCATGACAGGCAAATGGAACGGCGACGAAGGTGTGCTCGACGAGCACTTTGTCTACAGCGACGGCAGCACGCAGCAACGCATCTGGCACCTGAAGTATCTGGGTGATGGCCGCTATATCGGAAACGCAGACGACGTGGTGGGGCAGGCTCAGGGCCAGACGGCTGGCAACGCCTTCCGTTGGAACTATGTGCTGGCCCTGCCAGTGAACGGCAAGGTCTGGAACGTGAGTATGGATGACTGGATGTATCTGATGGATGCGCGGACCATGCTCAACCGTGCTGTCATGAGCAAATTCGGTGTTCACCTGGGCGATGTGACTCTGTCCTTCATCAAGGAGTAA
- a CDS encoding chalcone isomerase family protein gives MHDIRRRQALVWSASLLAPTMTLMTHNLLAATPAAPAELRSTLPSARLIGSGVLRFFGLRVYEARLWAQADFEPADYARQPFALELVYDRKLEGEAIAERSVAEMRRVGSFSEAQARQWLMMMKKAFPDVAAQDRLLGVTDGAGDVSFFHNGRETARLQDAEYARLFFGIWLSDQTSAPGLRAALLGKR, from the coding sequence ATGCATGACATTCGACGGCGCCAAGCCCTGGTCTGGAGCGCCAGCCTTCTTGCTCCCACTATGACTCTAATGACCCACAACCTCTTGGCAGCTACGCCTGCCGCCCCTGCGGAGCTGCGCTCCACCCTGCCCTCGGCGCGCCTGATTGGAAGCGGCGTGCTGCGCTTTTTTGGTCTGCGGGTCTACGAAGCCCGTCTCTGGGCGCAGGCGGACTTCGAGCCGGCGGACTATGCACGCCAGCCGTTCGCGTTGGAGCTGGTCTATGACCGCAAGCTGGAGGGTGAGGCCATCGCCGAGCGATCGGTGGCCGAGATGCGGCGCGTGGGCAGCTTCTCCGAAGCACAGGCACGCCAATGGCTGATGATGATGAAGAAGGCCTTTCCTGATGTCGCTGCGCAGGATCGACTGCTGGGCGTGACTGACGGAGCCGGCGATGTGAGCTTTTTCCACAATGGACGCGAAACCGCACGCCTGCAGGATGCAGAGTACGCGCGCCTGTTTTTTGGTATCTGGCTGTCTGATCAGACTTCGGCGCCTGGCCTACGCGCTGCACTGCTGGGCAAGCGCTGA